The Brenneria rubrifaciens genome has a window encoding:
- a CDS encoding ABC transporter permease: protein MSRKLLPFLGPILLFLLWQLAVSAKWLNPVLLPSPTETLSYLFHAFGDAGMRQDIASTLYRTLMAFAFAAAIGVPLGIILGSSETVYRSVEFLIDFFRSTPSSALIPLFLLIFGITDANKIAIAAFAAVLVILFNSAYGVMNAKKTRVMAAQVMGVSRWHIFKDIMLMESLAQTFVGLRTGVSMALVIVIVAEMFIGSENGLGHRIIDAQQIFNIRDMYASILITGALGYLLNLLFLLIEKRIVHWSGKA from the coding sequence ATGAGCCGTAAGCTGTTGCCTTTTCTTGGCCCCATTCTGCTGTTTCTGCTATGGCAACTTGCCGTCAGCGCGAAATGGTTGAATCCGGTGTTGCTTCCTTCACCGACGGAGACGCTGAGTTATCTGTTCCACGCCTTTGGCGACGCGGGGATGCGACAGGATATCGCCTCGACGCTTTACCGTACCCTGATGGCGTTTGCCTTTGCCGCGGCGATCGGCGTACCGCTCGGCATCATTCTCGGCAGTAGCGAGACGGTGTATCGCAGCGTGGAGTTTCTGATTGATTTTTTCCGCTCAACGCCTTCTTCCGCGCTTATACCGTTATTTTTGCTGATTTTCGGTATTACCGACGCGAATAAAATCGCCATTGCCGCCTTTGCCGCGGTACTGGTGATCCTGTTTAACAGCGCCTATGGCGTGATGAACGCCAAGAAGACGCGGGTAATGGCCGCACAGGTGATGGGCGTTTCCCGCTGGCATATTTTTAAGGACATCATGTTGATGGAAAGCCTGGCGCAAACGTTCGTCGGCCTGCGCACCGGCGTGTCAATGGCGCTGGTGATTGTGATCGTCGCGGAAATGTTTATCGGTTCGGAAAACGGGCTGGGTCACCGCATTATCGACGCCCAGCAAATTTTTAATATCCGGGATATGTATGCCTCGATCCTGATTACCGGCGCGTTGGGTTATCTTTTGAACCTGCTTTTTTTACTGATCGAGAAGAGAATTGTTCACTGGAGCGGCAAAGCATGA
- a CDS encoding ABC transporter ATP-binding protein: MTTSNVLQPDYRGPQLEQYPPADTHVTLRGLYKSFAGQPLYSNLNLDLPRGKIVSIFGPNGCGKSTLMNMIAGLIPLDKGEILFDGKLLSETTIGYVFQNYRDALFPWMSAYENIAYPLVRRGMKKAEVKQRVEELIAMFEIRFDLQRYPYELSGGQQQTVCIMRALGPKPEVMFLDEPFSALDFEMTLFIRDKLQEVQLATGVSMLIVSHDLEDAVFLADEILLLTRRPTQVAEVVPFNLPRPRGAEAMSDPEFIRVKAHTLAVFKREMAS; this comes from the coding sequence ATGACGACATCTAACGTATTACAGCCCGACTACCGCGGGCCGCAGTTGGAGCAGTATCCGCCGGCGGATACGCACGTTACCCTGCGCGGGCTTTATAAGTCGTTTGCCGGGCAGCCACTCTACAGCAACCTGAATCTGGATTTGCCCCGCGGTAAAATTGTTTCGATATTCGGTCCTAACGGCTGCGGTAAATCGACGCTGATGAATATGATCGCCGGGCTGATACCGTTGGATAAAGGTGAAATCCTGTTTGACGGTAAACTGCTGTCGGAAACCACCATTGGTTATGTGTTTCAGAACTACCGCGACGCACTGTTTCCGTGGATGAGCGCGTACGAGAATATCGCTTATCCTCTGGTACGCCGCGGGATGAAGAAAGCGGAGGTGAAACAGCGGGTAGAAGAACTGATCGCCATGTTCGAGATCCGCTTCGATCTACAGCGTTACCCTTACGAGCTTTCCGGCGGCCAGCAGCAGACCGTGTGCATTATGCGCGCGCTGGGGCCGAAGCCGGAAGTGATGTTCCTTGATGAGCCTTTTTCGGCGCTGGATTTTGAGATGACGCTGTTTATCCGCGATAAGTTGCAGGAAGTGCAGCTTGCCACCGGGGTAAGCATGCTGATTGTCTCACACGATTTGGAGGACGCGGTATTTCTGGCGGACGAGATCCTGCTACTGACCCGGCGGCCGACGCAGGTCGCTGAGGTGGTTCCCTTCAATCTGCCGCGGCCGCGCGGTGCCGAGGCGATGAGCGACCCTGAGTTTATCCGGGTCAAAGCCCATACGCTGGCGGTATTCAAACGCGAAATGGCGTCGTAA
- a CDS encoding GntR family transcriptional regulator codes for MQEGSQKKSKRKDRPEALAERVYQTLKNDIFDFRLMPGDRFSESEIAERMSVSRTPVRQALFWLEREGYVEVYFRSGWQVRPFDFEYFEELYDFRTVLEREAVRRLCSLPVERSSALLTELKQFWIDDPRLADGKIVSRYDEAFHMKMVAAAGNREIERVHTELTEKIRIIRRLDFTREDRIDATYNEHARILLLVLQQQTEEAQRILTAHIAESKAEVRKITLHMLQQARRSTATHG; via the coding sequence ATGCAGGAAGGTTCTCAGAAAAAAAGCAAGCGCAAAGATCGCCCTGAAGCGCTGGCCGAGCGCGTCTATCAAACGCTTAAAAACGACATCTTTGATTTTCGCCTGATGCCAGGCGATCGTTTCAGCGAGAGCGAGATTGCCGAACGCATGAGCGTCAGCCGTACACCGGTGCGTCAGGCACTGTTCTGGCTGGAGCGGGAAGGCTATGTCGAAGTTTACTTCCGCAGTGGCTGGCAGGTCAGGCCGTTCGATTTTGAATATTTTGAAGAGCTTTACGATTTTCGCACCGTGCTGGAGCGGGAAGCCGTCCGCCGCCTGTGCAGCCTGCCCGTCGAACGCAGCAGCGCCCTGCTGACCGAATTGAAGCAATTCTGGATTGATGATCCGCGTCTGGCAGACGGAAAAATCGTCTCCCGCTATGACGAAGCCTTTCATATGAAAATGGTGGCAGCAGCCGGAAATCGTGAAATAGAACGCGTTCATACCGAACTGACGGAGAAGATCCGCATCATTCGCCGCCTCGATTTCACCCGCGAGGATCGTATTGATGCGACCTATAACGAACACGCCCGCATATTGCTGCTGGTATTACAACAGCAGACGGAGGAGGCGCAACGTATTTTGACCGCGCATATTGCCGAAAGTAAGGCCGAGGTGAGAAAAATCACCCTGCATATGTTGCAGCAGGCCAGGCGCTCGACGGCGACGCACGGCTAA
- a CDS encoding ABC transporter substrate-binding protein translates to MKRVTHKAISAPANPHRRRLIRLSALAFGAVVAGDMLGLSPAQAAEDDEIRIGYWPIVGGLPLYVAVERGFFKAAGLNVRAVKFASPQQIVEGMITNRIHGCANGTATGALGLGAQTMPELFKFICTNPSNHKWVLDEFLVPLNSPVKSIAELQGKRIATGPGIQNVTLAKIILEKNGFTDPQVIELPVGQHVPSLAAGQIDGVYTLEPTGTVGRMKNLTRTLETGVISKYVLDDADAPWFGGAAALTSSFIGANQDKAKRFIDAYARAVEFIQNQPDAARENIGNFTGIDSALLKEVPLPNFVMHNTMSAQDIGYFQKYYDIFTERKIFRDRISVAALMYSA, encoded by the coding sequence ATGAAACGCGTCACTCATAAAGCCATATCCGCTCCCGCCAATCCCCACCGCCGGCGCTTGATCAGATTATCCGCGCTGGCATTTGGGGCGGTCGTCGCTGGCGACATGTTGGGGCTTTCCCCGGCGCAGGCGGCTGAGGATGATGAGATCCGCATCGGCTACTGGCCTATCGTCGGCGGGTTGCCGCTGTATGTCGCCGTTGAGCGCGGCTTTTTCAAGGCGGCGGGACTGAACGTGCGGGCGGTGAAGTTCGCCAGCCCGCAGCAGATTGTTGAAGGCATGATCACTAACCGGATTCATGGCTGCGCCAATGGCACTGCGACGGGCGCGCTGGGGCTGGGGGCGCAAACCATGCCTGAACTGTTCAAATTTATTTGTACCAATCCGTCCAATCATAAATGGGTACTGGACGAGTTTTTGGTGCCGCTGAATAGCCCGGTAAAAAGCATTGCTGAGCTACAGGGCAAACGTATCGCCACCGGTCCCGGCATCCAGAATGTGACGCTGGCTAAAATCATTCTGGAGAAAAACGGCTTTACCGATCCCCAGGTGATTGAACTGCCTGTGGGACAACATGTTCCTTCCCTCGCCGCCGGACAGATTGACGGCGTCTATACGCTGGAGCCGACCGGCACCGTCGGCAGGATGAAAAATCTGACGCGTACGCTGGAAACCGGCGTGATTTCAAAATATGTGCTCGACGATGCAGACGCCCCCTGGTTTGGCGGCGCGGCGGCGCTGACCAGCAGCTTTATCGGCGCCAATCAAGATAAAGCCAAGCGTTTTATCGACGCCTATGCCCGCGCCGTCGAATTTATTCAAAACCAGCCGGATGCCGCGCGGGAAAATATCGGCAATTTTACCGGTATCGACAGCGCACTGTTGAAAGAGGTGCCGCTGCCGAACTTTGTAATGCACAACACTATGAGCGCTCAGGATATCGGTTACTTCCAGAAGTACTACGATATTTTTACCGAGCGTAAGATTTTCCGTGACCGCATTTCCGTCGCGGCGCTGATGTATTCAGCTTAA
- a CDS encoding SulP family inorganic anion transporter yields the protein MNLSTLRHDIPAGLVVFLVALPLSLGIAQASGLPPFVGLLTGVIGGIVVTLFSPSRYAVSGPAAGLVTIVSGAITSLGSFSALLLAIMLAGVLQCILGALRAGRFITLIPGTVIKGMLSAIGILLIIQQIPLAFGSDGEDDLKSLFGSSESRFSAGALTVCLVGLAILWLWTTKPVQKISAISWLPGPLVAVLFGGLFTVYGDRLSADMVNNLPRITLPEFSSMELMMGEMVRPDWQAWKNPAVYVVAVTLALVASLETLLSQEALKKIRPQHPAPSPNKEMRAQGIGNLLSGFLGGLPITAVIVRSSVNVNAGARTKFSILLHGALLLLCGLFMADLLNVIPLASLAAVLLYTGYKLASPRQFLLLWRQGLQQFVPFAATVFGIIVFGMLAGIGIGIATQLAFSIYKSHRNAMQLTRYSDHFVLSFQQNLTFVHNPRLQGLLNKIPANSVVIVEHDNADYIDPDVRTVLEDFRENAEERGIKLSQWPV from the coding sequence GTAGTCTTCCTCGTCGCCCTGCCGCTGAGCCTCGGCATTGCGCAGGCCAGCGGTCTTCCCCCTTTTGTCGGCTTACTGACCGGCGTAATCGGCGGTATCGTCGTTACCTTGTTCAGCCCGTCACGTTATGCGGTTAGCGGCCCCGCCGCGGGTCTGGTTACTATCGTTTCCGGCGCCATCACCAGCCTGGGATCGTTTTCGGCATTGCTGCTGGCGATAATGCTTGCGGGGGTACTGCAATGCATTCTAGGCGCGCTGCGCGCCGGGCGTTTTATTACCCTAATCCCCGGTACGGTGATCAAAGGGATGCTTTCCGCCATCGGTATTCTTTTGATTATTCAGCAAATACCGCTGGCCTTTGGCTCCGATGGCGAAGATGACCTGAAATCACTCTTCGGCTCATCCGAGTCCAGATTCTCAGCCGGTGCGCTGACGGTGTGTCTGGTTGGGTTAGCGATTCTGTGGCTTTGGACCACGAAGCCGGTGCAGAAAATCAGTGCGATCAGTTGGCTGCCCGGTCCGCTGGTCGCCGTGCTGTTTGGCGGATTATTTACGGTCTATGGTGACCGTCTGTCCGCCGACATGGTCAACAACCTGCCGCGCATCACCCTGCCGGAATTTAGCAGCATGGAACTGATGATGGGAGAAATGGTACGTCCCGACTGGCAGGCGTGGAAAAACCCGGCGGTCTATGTCGTCGCCGTCACGCTCGCGCTGGTTGCCAGTCTGGAAACCTTACTCAGTCAGGAAGCGCTCAAGAAAATCCGGCCGCAACACCCCGCCCCGTCACCGAATAAAGAGATGCGTGCACAAGGCATCGGTAACCTGCTCAGCGGCTTCCTCGGCGGCTTACCGATTACCGCGGTGATTGTTCGCAGTTCGGTCAACGTGAACGCCGGCGCGCGCACCAAATTTTCTATCCTGCTCCACGGCGCTCTGCTTCTTCTATGCGGCCTGTTTATGGCGGACTTATTGAATGTCATCCCACTCGCCAGCCTCGCGGCGGTCCTGCTCTATACCGGCTATAAACTGGCCTCTCCCCGGCAATTCCTGCTGCTGTGGCGTCAGGGTCTGCAACAGTTTGTTCCTTTTGCCGCCACCGTCTTCGGCATTATCGTCTTCGGCATGCTGGCGGGTATTGGGATCGGGATCGCCACTCAGTTGGCATTTAGCATCTATAAAAGCCACCGCAACGCGATGCAACTGACGCGCTACAGCGACCATTTTGTGCTGAGCTTCCAGCAAAATCTGACATTTGTGCATAACCCGCGTCTACAAGGTCTGCTGAACAAAATTCCGGCTAACAGCGTCGTGATAGTTGAGCACGACAACGCGGACTATATCGATCCCGATGTGCGCACGGTGCTGGAAGATTTCCGGGAAAACGCGGAAGAACGCGGTATCAAACTCAGCCAGTGGCCGGTCTGA
- a CDS encoding type III effector, with amino-acid sequence MLNKLDSTAKITSPDAIKDAGPTPMCMNAARGQRAQPPMDAPSTVRLQAAANVPETSARQSVASVSPPSSRESDSLPINPITLSIKIMTGILTLSAGHRLLTHPGDFLKDPGGTLWGVMNLAQRATPDNLRAGNHSVLEHYGKYIPDNSPCFGARAEISHNLPSIVQGRWTYKTSLVELGANIQLLNHPSDVAKHEFVHCYTHPDFKTRNEKHPFWRAMNEGLTTHLTEKMPSAARFWNFGKDAYHRFKLPSGDSWPQAAQRVESKVGEDTLLRAFFGGDSSAISKVSTAAAQVYPQVASQRTESQIWLAGQLRGSQQLAECYAGALLAADQPLPDSWTRNMLPVFSFSDIKPEQAKLMQEQAQASRQRMGEVFDAAFFSADTKTQQQSLGALREDLLMYWKPVL; translated from the coding sequence GTGCTGAACAAACTCGATTCAACCGCCAAAATAACGTCCCCGGATGCCATTAAAGATGCCGGTCCGACGCCGATGTGTATGAATGCAGCCCGCGGCCAGCGGGCACAGCCACCGATGGACGCACCGTCAACGGTGCGGTTGCAGGCCGCCGCCAATGTGCCGGAAACATCGGCCCGGCAGTCCGTTGCCAGCGTTTCGCCCCCGTCTTCCCGTGAGTCTGACTCACTGCCCATCAACCCAATCACACTCAGCATCAAGATAATGACAGGTATTTTGACGCTTTCCGCCGGACATCGGCTATTGACCCATCCGGGGGATTTCCTTAAAGATCCCGGCGGCACGTTGTGGGGGGTAATGAATCTGGCGCAGCGTGCGACGCCGGATAACTTACGGGCAGGCAACCATTCCGTTCTCGAACACTACGGCAAATATATCCCTGACAATAGCCCCTGTTTTGGCGCCAGGGCGGAGATATCGCACAATCTTCCGTCTATCGTTCAGGGCCGCTGGACCTATAAGACATCGCTGGTTGAGTTGGGCGCCAACATCCAGCTTTTAAATCACCCATCCGACGTGGCGAAGCATGAATTCGTCCATTGCTATACCCACCCGGATTTTAAAACGCGCAACGAAAAGCACCCCTTCTGGAGAGCGATGAACGAAGGGCTTACCACCCACCTGACGGAAAAGATGCCGAGCGCGGCCAGGTTCTGGAATTTTGGTAAAGACGCATACCACCGTTTCAAACTGCCTTCGGGGGATTCATGGCCTCAGGCGGCGCAGCGTGTGGAAAGTAAAGTGGGTGAAGACACGCTGCTGCGTGCGTTTTTCGGCGGCGACAGCAGCGCCATCAGTAAGGTATCGACCGCCGCCGCTCAGGTTTATCCCCAGGTCGCCTCGCAGCGTACGGAGTCTCAGATTTGGCTGGCCGGGCAGTTGCGTGGTTCTCAACAGTTGGCGGAATGTTACGCCGGGGCGTTGCTCGCAGCCGATCAGCCTCTGCCGGATAGTTGGACCCGCAATATGCTGCCGGTGTTCAGTTTTTCGGATATCAAGCCGGAACAGGCAAAACTGATGCAAGAACAGGCGCAGGCCAGTCGGCAACGTATGGGCGAGGTGTTCGACGCCGCTTTTTTCTCTGCCGACACCAAAACACAGCAACAGTCACTGGGCGCCTTGCGCGAAGATCTGCTGATGTACTGGAAACCGGTGCTGTAG
- the atzF gene encoding allophanate hydrolase, with translation MLSVAGFTVQEWQQHARLHADTIGEILENLRASLSTNDPAWIYLATPAQLREQVEALRTKHDAPLETLPLFGVPFAVKDNIDVAGWPTSAACPALTYVAENDATAVAKLKAAGAVVIGKTNLDQYATGLVGTRSPFGVVPNTFNADYVSGGSSSGSASVLARGLVGFSLGTDTAGSGRVPAGFNNIVGLKPTKGWLSTGGVVPACRLNDTISIFALTVEDAFTVACLAGGYDATDAYSRINPGLAPAALPQSPCFAVPAQPTFFGDRLAQQAWLKALDALEAEGATLRPIDFSVFQQLAEQLYSGPWVAERTAAIGDMLQSPERMDQVVYRIIASGERYSAVDTFKAEYLRAELTRRIQQTLSQFDALVVPTSPTIHTLEEIKQEPIRYNSRLGTYTNFTNLADLSALALPGPFRDDGLPAGITLIAPAWHDRALATFGQRWQARQALSLGATGKSPLSQQQPLPASSLHVRLAVVGAHLTGMPLNHQLTSRDAVWVEETKTAACYRLYALSNTHPAKPGLAKSDNGAAITVELWDIPLARFGEFVAEIPTPLGIGTLELCDGRWVKGFICEPLALRDATDITEFGGWRNWLARQ, from the coding sequence ATGTTATCAGTGGCAGGCTTTACTGTTCAGGAATGGCAGCAACACGCTCGGTTGCATGCTGATACGATCGGCGAAATATTGGAAAATCTGCGCGCCAGTTTGTCTACAAACGATCCGGCCTGGATTTATCTGGCGACGCCCGCACAGTTACGCGAACAGGTCGAGGCGTTGCGGACAAAACATGACGCCCCCCTTGAAACATTGCCGTTATTTGGCGTGCCTTTTGCGGTAAAAGACAATATCGATGTGGCGGGCTGGCCCACCAGCGCCGCCTGTCCGGCGTTAACCTATGTGGCGGAAAACGATGCCACCGCGGTAGCAAAGCTGAAAGCGGCAGGCGCGGTGGTCATCGGCAAAACCAACCTCGATCAGTACGCCACGGGGCTGGTCGGCACGCGCTCGCCATTCGGTGTGGTTCCCAATACCTTCAATGCCGACTATGTCAGCGGCGGCTCAAGCTCAGGCTCCGCCTCCGTGCTCGCCCGCGGTCTGGTCGGTTTCTCGCTCGGCACGGATACCGCGGGTTCTGGCCGCGTGCCGGCTGGCTTTAACAACATCGTGGGTCTGAAGCCAACCAAAGGATGGCTGTCTACCGGTGGCGTGGTGCCCGCGTGCCGTCTGAATGACACGATTTCCATCTTTGCCTTAACCGTGGAAGACGCGTTCACCGTTGCCTGTCTCGCGGGCGGATACGACGCCACGGATGCCTATTCGCGCATTAATCCGGGTCTGGCGCCCGCGGCATTACCGCAATCCCCATGCTTTGCCGTTCCCGCCCAGCCCACTTTTTTTGGCGACAGGCTGGCGCAGCAGGCATGGCTAAAAGCCCTCGACGCGCTGGAAGCGGAAGGGGCGACGCTGCGCCCGATTGATTTCAGCGTCTTCCAACAGCTTGCCGAACAGCTCTATTCCGGCCCCTGGGTTGCCGAGCGTACAGCGGCCATCGGTGACATGCTGCAATCGCCGGAACGCATGGATCAGGTGGTCTACCGCATTATCGCCAGCGGTGAGCGCTATAGCGCGGTCGATACTTTCAAGGCAGAGTATCTGCGCGCGGAATTAACCCGCCGGATTCAGCAGACACTCAGCCAGTTTGATGCGCTGGTGGTGCCGACTTCACCAACCATTCACACCCTTGAAGAAATTAAACAGGAGCCGATTCGCTATAACTCACGGCTCGGGACTTACACCAACTTCACCAATCTGGCGGATCTGTCGGCACTGGCGTTGCCCGGCCCGTTTCGCGATGACGGTTTGCCTGCCGGGATCACGCTGATTGCGCCCGCCTGGCATGACCGGGCGCTGGCGACCTTCGGACAGCGCTGGCAGGCGCGGCAGGCGCTCAGCTTGGGCGCGACCGGCAAGTCGCCGCTATCACAGCAACAGCCGCTGCCCGCTTCATCGCTGCACGTTCGTCTGGCGGTAGTGGGCGCACATCTAACGGGCATGCCGCTCAACCATCAGTTAACCAGCCGCGATGCGGTCTGGGTTGAAGAAACAAAAACCGCCGCCTGCTATCGCCTTTATGCTCTGTCCAACACCCATCCGGCGAAACCCGGTCTGGCGAAAAGCGATAATGGCGCCGCCATTACCGTCGAGCTATGGGATATCCCACTGGCGCGTTTTGGCGAATTTGTCGCTGAAATTCCCACGCCGCTGGGGATCGGTACATTAGAACTGTGCGATGGCCGATGGGTGAAAGGTTTTATCTGTGAACCCCTTGCGTTGCGGGACGCCACGGATATCACTGAATTTGGCGGCTGGCGCAACTGGCTTGCCCGCCAATAA
- a CDS encoding CesT family type III secretion system chaperone, with protein sequence MALNLTSRQLFDELSQSGHGGTGVHAVQSHDGITLTLYVNGSTVTFLAEILPLRNDPEDDKLLRKMLAYAFPGLRLRGGALTINSEENNLVFSYEQNLTMLTKTRFESLLANFAETATELCLAAQRLRLG encoded by the coding sequence ATGGCCTTGAATCTCACGTCCCGCCAACTTTTTGACGAACTCAGCCAAAGCGGACACGGCGGCACGGGGGTACACGCCGTTCAATCGCATGACGGCATCACCCTTACGCTTTATGTGAATGGTTCGACCGTTACGTTTCTGGCCGAGATCCTGCCGTTGCGAAATGACCCGGAGGACGACAAGCTGCTGCGCAAAATGCTGGCTTATGCTTTCCCCGGTCTGAGGTTGCGAGGCGGCGCTTTGACGATCAATTCCGAAGAAAATAATCTGGTTTTTTCCTACGAACAGAACCTGACCATGCTGACCAAAACGCGGTTTGAAAGCCTGCTGGCCAATTTCGCAGAGACGGCAACGGAACTCTGCCTGGCGGCGCAACGGCTGAGATTGGGCTAA
- a CDS encoding DUF1615 domain-containing protein: MSHYPIFGVRPLCLAALLALAGCASETSQTPEPRPADVRAQLLKLLPANVSDRQGWATDIAAAFTAQGIDPSNENLCSVLAVTEQESTFKADPQVAGLSKIAWQEIERRAEKVHVPAFLVRTALLIKSPNGKRYSERLDKVRTEKALSAIFDDFINMAPMGQRLFGRLNPVHTGGPMQVSIAFAEANAKGYPYSVDGTIRREVFSRRGGMYFGIMHLLGYRANYTQSLYRFADFNAGWYASRNAAFQRAVSRLSGISLALDGDLINYASDKPGSTELAVRSLGKPLNISNAAIRRALEKGDSLDFEETALYERVYALADQSTGGKAPREILPGIALESPKITRKLTTAWFAKRVDERRKRCMASAQ; encoded by the coding sequence ATGTCACATTATCCAATTTTCGGGGTTCGCCCGCTGTGTCTGGCAGCCCTATTGGCGTTGGCTGGCTGCGCCAGTGAAACTTCGCAGACGCCGGAACCGCGTCCGGCGGATGTCCGTGCGCAACTGTTGAAGCTATTGCCCGCCAATGTCAGCGATCGTCAGGGATGGGCGACGGACATTGCCGCTGCCTTTACCGCGCAGGGCATCGATCCCAGCAACGAAAACCTGTGTTCGGTGTTGGCGGTGACGGAGCAGGAATCCACGTTTAAAGCCGATCCCCAGGTGGCGGGCTTGTCAAAAATTGCCTGGCAGGAGATTGAACGCCGGGCAGAAAAGGTACATGTCCCGGCTTTTCTGGTGCGCACCGCGCTGCTGATTAAATCTCCTAACGGTAAGCGTTATAGCGAGCGACTGGACAAGGTGCGTACCGAGAAAGCGCTGAGCGCGATCTTTGATGATTTCATCAATATGGCCCCAATGGGTCAAAGGCTGTTTGGCCGTCTGAATCCCGTGCATACCGGCGGGCCGATGCAGGTGAGCATTGCGTTCGCCGAGGCCAACGCCAAAGGCTATCCGTACAGCGTTGACGGCACCATCCGGCGTGAAGTGTTCAGCCGACGCGGGGGAATGTACTTCGGGATTATGCATTTGCTTGGCTATCGTGCGAATTACACGCAGTCCCTCTACCGTTTTGCGGACTTTAACGCTGGCTGGTACGCCAGCCGTAATGCGGCGTTCCAGCGTGCCGTCAGTCGGTTGAGCGGCATTTCGCTGGCGCTGGATGGCGATTTGATCAATTACGCTTCTGATAAGCCGGGTTCGACCGAACTGGCGGTGCGTTCGCTGGGTAAGCCTCTGAATATAAGCAATGCGGCGATCCGGCGCGCGCTGGAAAAAGGAGACAGTCTGGATTTTGAAGAAACCGCGCTGTACGAACGGGTTTATGCGTTGGCTGATCAATCGACGGGCGGTAAAGCGCCGCGCGAAATTTTGCCGGGTATTGCCCTGGAAAGCCCGAAGATCACCCGTAAATTAACCACGGCGTGGTTTGCCAAGCGGGTTGACGAGCGTCGCAAGCGGTGCATGGCCAGCGCGCAATAG